The Buttiauxella selenatireducens genome has a window encoding:
- a CDS encoding type 2 GTP cyclohydrolase I — translation MKNSELERLINEKLNSAAISDYAPNGLQVEGREEVRKIVTGVTASQALIDEAIRQQADAVIVHHGYFWKGESPVIRGMKRNRLKALLSNDINLYGWHLPLDAHPQLGNNAQLGALLGIETKGEIEPLVPWGEFSTPLSGVELASWIEMRLGRTPLWCGDTGPDQIRRVAWCTGGGQSFIDSAARFGVDAFITGEVSEQTIHSAREQGLHFYAAGHHATERGGIQALSDWLNSETDLDVTFIDIPNPA, via the coding sequence ATGAAAAATAGCGAACTGGAACGCCTGATTAACGAGAAACTCAACAGCGCCGCCATCAGCGATTACGCGCCAAATGGTTTGCAGGTCGAGGGGCGCGAAGAAGTCCGCAAAATCGTCACGGGCGTGACGGCAAGCCAGGCGCTCATTGACGAAGCCATTCGCCAGCAAGCCGACGCCGTCATCGTTCACCATGGTTACTTCTGGAAAGGTGAATCACCGGTAATTCGTGGCATGAAACGCAATCGCCTGAAAGCCTTGCTCAGTAACGACATCAATCTCTACGGCTGGCATTTACCGCTTGATGCGCATCCTCAGTTGGGCAATAACGCGCAACTCGGGGCGCTACTGGGGATTGAAACCAAAGGTGAAATCGAGCCGCTGGTGCCTTGGGGCGAGTTTTCAACGCCGCTTTCTGGCGTGGAGTTAGCGTCATGGATTGAGATGCGCCTTGGCCGCACGCCGCTGTGGTGTGGCGATACTGGCCCTGATCAAATTCGCCGCGTCGCCTGGTGTACTGGCGGTGGGCAGAGCTTTATAGATAGCGCGGCACGTTTTGGTGTCGATGCGTTCATTACTGGCGAGGTTTCAGAGCAAACTATTCATTCTGCGCGTGAACAGGGGCTGCATTTTTATGCGGCTGGGCATCATGCCACTGAACGCGGCGGCATCCAGGCACTGAGTGACTGGCTGAACAGCGAAACTGATTTGGACGTGACGTTTATAGATATTCCAAACCCGGCATAG
- the nuoI gene encoding NADH-quinone oxidoreductase subunit NuoI, producing MTLKELVVGFGTQVRSIWMIGLHAFAKRETQMYPEEPVYLPPRYRGRIVLTRDPDGEERCVACNLCAVACPVACISLQKAETKDGRWYPEFFRINFSRCIFCGLCEEACPTTAIQLTPDFELGEFKRQDLVYEKEDLLISGPGKYPEYNFYRMAGMAIDGKDKGEAENEAKPIDVKGLLP from the coding sequence ATGACATTGAAAGAGTTAGTGGTTGGTTTCGGCACCCAGGTACGCAGTATCTGGATGATCGGTCTGCACGCGTTTGCCAAACGCGAAACGCAGATGTATCCGGAAGAGCCAGTGTATTTACCACCACGCTACCGTGGCCGCATCGTGCTGACGCGCGATCCGGACGGCGAAGAGCGTTGTGTTGCCTGTAACCTGTGTGCGGTAGCTTGTCCGGTCGCCTGTATCTCTTTGCAGAAAGCAGAAACTAAAGATGGCCGCTGGTATCCAGAGTTTTTCCGTATCAACTTCTCGCGCTGCATTTTCTGCGGCTTGTGCGAAGAAGCGTGCCCAACAACGGCAATTCAGCTTACTCCAGACTTCGAGCTGGGCGAGTTTAAGCGTCAGGATTTGGTGTACGAAAAAGAGGACCTGCTGATTTCCGGTCCGGGTAAATACCCGGAATATAACTTCTACCGGATGGCAGGTATGGCAATCGACGGCAAAGATAAAGGCGAAGCGGAAAACGAAGCTAAGCCTATCGACGTCAAAGGCCTATTACCTTAA
- the nuoN gene encoding NADH-quinone oxidoreductase subunit NuoN — translation MTITPQQLIALLPLLVVGLTVVVVMLSIAWRRDHFVNATLAVIGLNAALVSLWFVGQAGAMDVTPLMRVDGYAMLYTGLVLLASLATCTFAYPWLQGYTDNREEFYLLVLIAALGGILLANANHLAALFLGIELISLPLFGLIGYAFRQKRSLEASIKYTILSAAASSFLLFGMALVYAESGDLSFVALGKSLADNMLHEPLLLAGLGLMIVGLGFKLSLVPFHLWTPDVYQGAPAPVSTFLATASKIAIFGVVMRLFLYAPVGDSEAVRVVLGIIAFISILFGNVMALSQTNIKRLLGYSSISHLGYLMVALIALQSGDMSMESVGVYLAGYLFSSLGAFGVVSLMSSPYRGPDADSLYSYRGLFWHKPILSAVMTVMMLSLAGIPMTLGFIGKFYIIAVGVQSHLWWLTGAVVLGSAIGLYYYLRVTVSLYLNAPQQLTRDTPGNWAFTAGGVVVLISAVLVLLLGVYPQPLISLVRLATPMM, via the coding sequence ATGACTATAACTCCTCAACAATTGATCGCGCTGCTACCGCTGCTCGTCGTCGGATTGACGGTGGTGGTTGTGATGCTCTCCATAGCGTGGCGACGCGACCATTTTGTCAATGCAACACTCGCTGTTATCGGCCTTAACGCTGCGTTAGTTTCGCTGTGGTTTGTAGGGCAGGCTGGAGCCATGGACGTCACGCCGCTGATGCGTGTTGATGGCTATGCGATGCTCTACACCGGGCTGGTTTTGCTGGCAAGTCTGGCAACCTGTACGTTTGCTTATCCGTGGTTGCAGGGTTACACCGACAACCGCGAAGAGTTTTACCTGCTGGTGCTGATTGCGGCACTGGGCGGTATTCTTCTGGCAAACGCCAACCACCTGGCGGCGTTGTTCCTCGGCATTGAATTGATCTCACTGCCGCTGTTCGGTCTGATTGGTTATGCCTTCCGACAAAAACGCTCGCTGGAAGCCAGCATCAAGTACACCATTCTGTCTGCTGCAGCATCTTCATTCCTGCTGTTTGGTATGGCGCTGGTGTACGCGGAATCGGGCGACCTGTCGTTTGTGGCTCTCGGTAAGAGCCTGGCAGACAACATGTTGCACGAACCGCTGCTGCTTGCTGGTCTGGGCCTGATGATTGTTGGCCTTGGCTTTAAACTGTCTCTGGTTCCGTTCCACCTGTGGACGCCAGATGTTTACCAGGGCGCTCCGGCTCCGGTATCCACTTTCCTGGCAACTGCCAGCAAAATCGCCATCTTTGGTGTGGTGATGCGTCTGTTCCTCTATGCGCCAGTCGGTGATAGCGAAGCGGTTCGCGTGGTGCTCGGGATTATTGCCTTCATCTCCATCCTGTTCGGTAACGTGATGGCGTTGAGCCAGACCAACATCAAACGTCTGTTGGGTTACTCGTCCATCTCTCACCTCGGCTATTTGATGGTGGCACTGATTGCCCTGCAAAGTGGCGATATGTCGATGGAATCGGTGGGTGTTTATCTGGCCGGTTACCTGTTCAGCAGCCTCGGCGCGTTCGGTGTGGTCAGCCTGATGTCCAGCCCATACCGTGGCCCGGATGCAGATTCTCTGTACTCCTACCGTGGTCTGTTCTGGCATAAACCGATTCTGTCTGCGGTGATGACCGTGATGATGCTGTCACTGGCCGGTATCCCAATGACATTAGGCTTCATCGGTAAGTTCTACATCATTGCCGTCGGCGTTCAGTCTCACCTGTGGTGGTTGACCGGTGCTGTGGTGTTGGGTAGTGCGATTGGTTTGTACTACTACCTGCGTGTGACGGTGAGTTTGTACCTGAATGCGCCGCAACAGCTTACCCGTGATACCCCAGGAAACTGGGCATTCACCGCAGGCGGTGTTGTGGTTCTGATCTCCGCTGTGCTGGTGCTGCTGCTGGGTGTTTACCCGCAACCGCTGATCAGCCTGGTGCGTTTGGCAACACCGATGATGTAA
- the nuoJ gene encoding NADH-quinone oxidoreductase subunit J, with product MEFAFYICAIIAVGTTLRVITHTNPVHALLYLIISLLAISGVFFSLGAYFAAALEIIVYAGAIMVLFVFVVMMLNLGGAVVEQERNWLKPQLWIGPGVLSAILLSVLVYAILSLNDQGIDGTSVSAKEVGIALFGPYVLAVELASMLLLAGLVVAFHLGREDRPGEVLSNRQADAAAKRKTEEHV from the coding sequence ATGGAATTCGCTTTTTATATTTGCGCAATCATCGCGGTTGGAACCACCTTGCGTGTTATCACGCATACCAACCCGGTGCATGCCTTGCTGTATCTGATCATCTCATTGCTGGCTATCTCCGGGGTGTTCTTCTCCCTGGGGGCCTACTTTGCCGCAGCGCTTGAGATTATCGTCTACGCCGGCGCCATCATGGTGTTGTTCGTCTTTGTGGTAATGATGCTAAACCTCGGTGGTGCCGTCGTTGAACAAGAGCGTAACTGGCTCAAGCCGCAGTTGTGGATTGGCCCCGGCGTTTTGTCAGCCATCCTGCTGTCGGTGTTGGTGTACGCGATCCTCAGTCTGAATGACCAGGGAATCGACGGGACATCTGTCAGTGCTAAAGAGGTCGGTATCGCGTTATTTGGACCGTACGTTCTGGCAGTGGAATTAGCCTCAATGCTGCTGCTGGCGGGTCTGGTTGTTGCATTCCACCTCGGTCGCGAAGACCGTCCGGGTGAAGTGCTGAGTAATCGCCAGGCTGACGCGGCGGCGAAAAGAAAAACGGAGGAGCACGTATGA
- the nuoK gene encoding NADH-quinone oxidoreductase subunit NuoK, with amino-acid sequence MIPLQHGLILAAILFVLGLTGLVIRRNLLFMLISLEVMINAAALAFVVVGSYWGQADGQVMYILAISLAAAEASIGLALLLQLHRRRQNLNIDSVSEMRG; translated from the coding sequence ATGATTCCGCTGCAACATGGACTAATCCTCGCGGCTATCTTGTTCGTACTTGGGCTGACTGGGCTTGTGATTCGTCGCAACTTACTTTTCATGCTGATTAGCCTGGAAGTGATGATTAACGCGGCAGCACTCGCGTTTGTGGTCGTCGGGAGTTATTGGGGCCAGGCTGACGGCCAGGTGATGTATATACTCGCGATTAGCTTAGCTGCCGCCGAAGCCAGTATTGGCCTCGCACTGTTATTGCAGCTCCATCGTCGTCGCCAGAACCTGAATATCGATTCAGTAAGTGAGATGCGTGGATGA
- the nuoL gene encoding NADH-quinone oxidoreductase subunit L, with the protein MNLLWLTILLPFIGFLLLAFSRGRWSENLSATVGVGSIGLAALVTAIVGFDFFNNGQQAFTQPLWTWMSVGDFNIGFNLILDGLSLTMLSVVTGVGFLIHMYASWYMRGEEGYSRFFAYTNLFIASMVVLVLGDNLLLMYLGWEGVGLCSYLLIGFYYTDPKNGAAAMKAFVVTRVGDVFLAFALFILYNELGTLNFREMVELAPQHFAQGNQMLTWATLMLLGGAVGKSAQLPLQTWLADAMAGPTPVSALIHAATMVTAGVYLIARTHGLFLLTPEVLHLVGIVGAVTLVMAGFAALVQTDIKRVLAYSTMSQIGYMFLALGVQAWDAAIFHLMTHAFFKALLFLSSGSVILACHHEQNIFKMGGLRKSIPLVYVCFLVGGAALSALPLITAGFFSKDEILAGAMANGHINLMVAGLVGAFMTSLYTFRMIFIVFHGKEQIHAHAVKGITHHLPLIVLLVLSTFVGAMIVPPLHGVLPATTELPHGSVLTLEITSGVVAIAGILIAAWLWLGKRTLVTAIANSAPGRFFGTWWFHAWGFDWLYDKIFVKPFMGIAWLLKSDPLNSMMNIPAVLSRLAGRGLLVSENGYLRWYVASMSIGAVVILGLLLVLR; encoded by the coding sequence ATGAACCTTCTCTGGTTAACCATTCTTTTGCCATTTATTGGTTTTTTATTGTTGGCGTTCTCTCGTGGTCGTTGGTCAGAAAATCTTTCTGCCACGGTTGGGGTCGGCTCGATTGGTCTTGCGGCGTTAGTCACTGCGATTGTCGGGTTTGACTTCTTTAACAACGGGCAACAAGCCTTTACCCAGCCGTTGTGGACCTGGATGTCAGTCGGCGATTTCAATATCGGCTTCAATCTGATCCTCGACGGTTTGTCACTGACGATGCTGTCAGTGGTGACAGGCGTCGGCTTCCTGATCCACATGTACGCATCCTGGTATATGCGCGGAGAAGAGGGGTATTCTCGCTTCTTCGCCTACACCAACCTGTTTATCGCCAGCATGGTGGTTCTGGTTCTTGGTGACAACCTGCTGCTGATGTACCTCGGTTGGGAAGGGGTAGGTCTGTGCTCGTATCTGCTGATTGGTTTCTACTACACCGATCCGAAGAACGGCGCTGCCGCCATGAAAGCATTCGTTGTGACCCGTGTCGGTGACGTATTCCTCGCGTTCGCGTTGTTCATTCTTTACAACGAACTGGGCACGCTAAACTTCCGCGAAATGGTTGAACTGGCGCCGCAGCACTTTGCGCAAGGTAACCAAATGCTGACCTGGGCAACGCTGATGCTGTTAGGCGGTGCGGTGGGTAAATCTGCACAGCTTCCACTGCAAACATGGCTTGCGGATGCGATGGCAGGCCCAACGCCAGTTTCAGCGCTGATCCACGCGGCCACCATGGTCACCGCGGGTGTCTACCTGATTGCGCGTACTCATGGCTTGTTCTTGCTGACGCCTGAAGTACTGCATTTGGTTGGCATCGTGGGTGCCGTTACGCTGGTGATGGCAGGTTTTGCTGCCCTGGTGCAAACCGATATCAAACGTGTGCTGGCGTACTCGACCATGAGCCAGATTGGCTACATGTTCCTGGCGCTGGGTGTACAAGCGTGGGATGCGGCGATTTTCCACCTGATGACGCACGCTTTCTTTAAAGCGTTGTTGTTCCTGTCATCCGGTTCGGTGATCCTTGCCTGCCACCACGAACAAAACATCTTCAAAATGGGTGGCCTGCGTAAGTCCATTCCGCTGGTGTATGTCTGCTTCCTGGTCGGTGGTGCGGCCTTGTCTGCATTACCTCTCATTACCGCAGGCTTCTTCAGTAAAGATGAGATTCTGGCCGGTGCGATGGCGAATGGTCATATCAACCTGATGGTTGCAGGTCTGGTCGGTGCGTTTATGACCTCGCTGTATACCTTCCGTATGATCTTCATCGTCTTCCACGGTAAAGAGCAGATTCACGCTCACGCGGTTAAAGGCATTACTCACCACTTGCCGCTGATTGTGTTGCTGGTGCTGTCCACGTTCGTTGGCGCAATGATTGTTCCGCCATTGCACGGTGTTCTGCCTGCCACCACTGAGCTGCCACACGGTAGCGTGCTGACCCTTGAGATTACCTCAGGCGTTGTGGCTATTGCCGGTATCTTAATTGCTGCGTGGCTGTGGTTAGGCAAACGCACTTTGGTCACCGCCATTGCAAACAGCGCGCCGGGCCGCTTCTTCGGTACCTGGTGGTTCCATGCCTGGGGCTTCGATTGGCTGTACGACAAAATCTTTGTTAAGCCATTCATGGGCATCGCCTGGTTGCTTAAGAGCGATCCGCTGAATTCAATGATGAACATTCCGGCAGTTCTTTCACGCCTGGCAGGCCGCGGCCTGTTGGTGAGTGAGAATGGTTATTTACGCTGGTATGTGGCCTCAATGAGTATCGGTGCGGTCGTGATTCTGGGCTTGCTGCTGGTCTTGCGCTAA
- the nuoM gene encoding NADH-quinone oxidoreductase subunit M: MLLPWLILIPFIGGFFCWQTERFGVKVPRWIALVTMGLTLALSLQLWLSGGYSLTQSAGLPQWQSEFILPWIPRFGIEIHLAIDGLSLLMVVLTGLLGVLAVLCSWNEIEKYQGFFHLNLMWILGGVIGVFLAIDMFLFFFFWEMMLVPMYFLIALWGHKASDGKTRITAATKFFIYTQASGLVMLIAILGLVFVHYNATGVWTFNYEQLLHTEMSHSVQWLLMLGFFIAFAVKMPVVPLHGWLPDAHSQAPTAGSVDLAGILLKTAAYGLLRFALPLFPEASAEFAPIAMWLGVIGIFYGAWMAFAQTDIKRLIAYTSVSHMGFVLIAIYTGSQLAYQGAIIMMIAHGLSAAGMFIICGQLYERLHTRDMRLMGGLWNKIKWLPGLSMFFAVATLGMPGTGNFVGEFMILFGSFHVVPVITVVSTFGLVFASVYSLAMLHRAYFGKAKSEISDKQLPGMSLREFFIILLLVVLLVLLGFYPQPILDTSHAAMSNIQQWFTSSIPTTRP, from the coding sequence ATGCTATTACCCTGGCTGATACTCATCCCCTTTATTGGCGGCTTCTTCTGCTGGCAGACTGAACGCTTCGGCGTAAAAGTGCCGCGTTGGATTGCGCTGGTAACGATGGGACTGACACTGGCTCTTTCACTGCAACTGTGGCTATCCGGCGGTTACTCGCTGACGCAATCCGCAGGTTTGCCGCAGTGGCAGTCTGAATTTATCCTGCCGTGGATCCCGCGTTTTGGGATTGAGATCCATTTAGCAATTGATGGCTTGTCATTGCTGATGGTCGTGCTTACCGGCCTGCTCGGTGTGCTGGCGGTACTTTGTTCCTGGAATGAAATCGAAAAATATCAGGGCTTCTTCCACCTCAACCTGATGTGGATCCTCGGTGGCGTTATCGGCGTGTTCCTTGCCATCGATATGTTCCTGTTCTTCTTCTTCTGGGAAATGATGCTGGTACCGATGTACTTCCTGATTGCACTGTGGGGCCACAAAGCCTCTGACGGGAAGACACGTATCACCGCTGCAACCAAGTTCTTCATCTACACCCAGGCAAGCGGCCTGGTGATGTTGATTGCGATCCTTGGGCTGGTGTTTGTGCACTACAACGCGACCGGCGTTTGGACCTTTAACTACGAACAACTGCTGCATACCGAAATGTCCCACAGCGTACAGTGGCTGTTGATGCTGGGCTTCTTCATTGCATTTGCGGTGAAAATGCCTGTCGTTCCATTGCACGGTTGGTTGCCAGACGCGCACTCCCAGGCACCAACAGCGGGTTCTGTTGACCTCGCAGGTATCTTGCTGAAAACCGCGGCCTACGGCCTGCTGCGTTTCGCACTTCCCCTGTTCCCTGAAGCGTCTGCTGAATTTGCGCCAATCGCCATGTGGCTGGGTGTTATCGGCATCTTCTACGGCGCGTGGATGGCCTTCGCACAAACAGATATCAAACGTCTTATCGCTTACACCTCCGTTTCCCACATGGGCTTCGTGTTGATTGCTATTTATACCGGCAGCCAGTTGGCCTACCAGGGGGCGATTATCATGATGATTGCGCATGGTTTGTCTGCGGCGGGTATGTTCATCATCTGTGGTCAGCTTTACGAGCGTTTGCACACTCGCGATATGCGCCTGATGGGCGGCCTGTGGAACAAAATCAAATGGCTGCCAGGTTTGTCGATGTTCTTCGCAGTGGCAACCCTCGGGATGCCAGGTACGGGTAACTTCGTTGGCGAATTCATGATTCTGTTCGGCAGCTTCCATGTTGTGCCAGTGATTACGGTTGTCTCGACCTTCGGTCTGGTGTTTGCCTCGGTTTATTCTCTGGCGATGCTGCATCGTGCTTACTTCGGTAAAGCAAAAAGCGAAATCAGTGATAAACAACTGCCAGGCATGTCGCTGCGCGAGTTCTTTATCATTCTGTTGCTGGTGGTGTTGTTAGTCCTGTTGGGCTTCTACCCGCAGCCAATTCTGGATACTTCGCATGCTGCGATGAGCAATATTCAGCAGTGGTTTACCAGTTCAATTCCAACTACAAGGCCGTAA
- the phrB gene encoding deoxyribodipyrimidine photo-lyase yields the protein MATHLVWFRNDLRVNDNLALAAACRDPHARVVGIFLATPEQWQQHDMSPRQAEFIWQHLQCLHAALAARGIELHIHQLNDFADCVEYLKSFCETQKVDALFYNYQYELNERKRDAVVEKTLDVDVVCQGFDDSVLLPPGSVTTGNHEMYKVFTPFSRAFIKRLHEGLPECVAPPKARSAALPDNEKLTPFDYPRQPVDANLFPIGEQQAINQLRQFCRQPVADYGEQRDFPSVDGTSRLSAYLAIGVLSPRQCLHRLLKEHPQALDGDAGAIWLNELIWREFYRHLLVAYPKLCRHQPFIPWTDNVSWQQDEQQFIAWQQGQTGYPIVDAAMRQLNTTGWMHNRLRMVVASFLVKDLLIDWRQGERYFMSQLIDGDLAANNGGWQWAASTGTDAAPYFRIFNPTTQGERFDKKGEFIRQWLPELGIVPDQYIHTPWIWAEKQQLTLDYPHPIVEHKQARIATLAAYEVARKPEEKEHEK from the coding sequence ATGGCCACCCATCTGGTCTGGTTTCGCAATGATTTACGAGTGAATGACAACCTGGCGCTGGCTGCGGCGTGCCGCGATCCTCATGCTCGCGTGGTGGGGATTTTTCTCGCCACGCCTGAACAATGGCAGCAACACGATATGTCGCCCCGCCAGGCGGAGTTCATATGGCAGCATTTGCAATGCCTGCATGCCGCCCTTGCTGCGCGCGGTATTGAACTGCACATCCATCAGCTTAATGACTTTGCGGATTGTGTTGAATACCTGAAAAGCTTCTGCGAAACGCAGAAAGTGGATGCGCTATTTTATAACTACCAATACGAACTGAATGAACGAAAGCGGGATGCTGTCGTTGAAAAAACGCTGGATGTTGATGTGGTGTGCCAGGGTTTTGATGACAGCGTTTTATTACCGCCCGGTAGCGTGACCACCGGTAATCACGAAATGTACAAAGTGTTCACGCCGTTTAGTCGGGCATTTATCAAGCGACTGCATGAAGGTTTACCTGAGTGCGTCGCGCCACCAAAGGCACGTAGCGCCGCCTTGCCTGATAACGAAAAACTCACCCCGTTTGATTACCCTCGTCAGCCTGTAGACGCAAATCTATTTCCTATTGGTGAGCAGCAAGCGATAAACCAGTTACGTCAATTCTGCCGCCAGCCGGTGGCGGATTATGGCGAGCAGCGCGATTTCCCGTCTGTTGACGGAACCAGCCGCTTATCGGCCTATCTTGCCATTGGTGTACTGTCACCGCGCCAGTGCTTACACCGTTTACTGAAAGAACACCCGCAGGCGCTGGATGGTGACGCCGGGGCAATCTGGTTAAATGAGCTCATCTGGCGTGAGTTCTATCGACACTTGCTGGTGGCATACCCCAAACTCTGCCGTCATCAGCCGTTTATCCCATGGACGGATAACGTCAGCTGGCAGCAAGATGAACAGCAGTTCATTGCCTGGCAGCAAGGGCAGACGGGTTATCCGATAGTGGATGCGGCAATGCGTCAGCTAAACACAACGGGTTGGATGCACAACCGCTTACGAATGGTGGTGGCGAGTTTTCTGGTCAAGGATTTATTGATCGACTGGCGGCAGGGTGAACGCTACTTTATGTCACAACTGATTGATGGTGATCTGGCTGCAAACAACGGCGGCTGGCAGTGGGCAGCCTCGACAGGGACTGACGCCGCACCTTATTTTCGTATCTTTAACCCGACCACCCAAGGCGAGCGATTTGATAAGAAAGGTGAATTTATACGCCAGTGGTTGCCAGAACTGGGTATTGTGCCTGATCAATATATTCATACCCCATGGATTTGGGCCGAAAAACAGCAACTGACGCTGGACTATCCGCATCCCATTGTTGAACATAAACAGGCACGTATAGCGACACTCGCCGCTTATGAAGTGGCCCGTAAACCTGAAGAGAAAGAACATGAAAAATAG
- a CDS encoding YbgA family protein, protein MSDKINIGISACLLGENVRFDGGHKRLAFAVNELAPWVHFEPVCPEMAIGLPTPRPALRLVKQDDGEIALRFSNHSEGDLTQAMQQFSSRRVAGLDHLCGYIVCAKSPSCGLERVRVYETEGNNNRKSGTGIFTAELKRQLPWLPVEEDGRLYDPAIRENFVERIYTLYELNKLHKFGLTRGGLIGFHSRYKLLLLAHSQPQYRELGRFVADIESWDSLDDFFVEYRTRLMALLEHQATRRNHTNVLMHVQGYFRRQLNSRQRQELSGLIDRYRQGTQPLLAPITLLKHYMAEYPDAYLAQQRYFEPYPEALRLRYGN, encoded by the coding sequence ATGAGCGACAAAATTAATATTGGCATCAGCGCTTGCTTACTCGGGGAAAATGTCCGGTTTGACGGCGGGCATAAACGGCTGGCCTTTGCCGTCAATGAACTGGCTCCGTGGGTGCATTTTGAGCCTGTTTGCCCTGAAATGGCGATTGGTTTACCTACGCCCCGGCCTGCTTTACGACTGGTAAAACAGGATGATGGCGAAATCGCGTTGCGCTTTAGCAACCACAGTGAAGGGGATTTAACGCAGGCGATGCAGCAATTTTCCTCGCGGCGGGTTGCCGGGCTGGACCATCTTTGCGGTTATATCGTTTGTGCGAAATCCCCAAGCTGTGGCCTGGAGCGGGTGAGGGTTTACGAAACTGAAGGGAATAATAATCGTAAAAGTGGCACCGGGATTTTTACTGCCGAGTTGAAACGACAGCTACCGTGGTTGCCGGTCGAAGAGGACGGGCGTTTATATGACCCTGCTATTCGCGAGAACTTTGTCGAGCGCATTTATACGCTTTATGAGCTTAATAAATTACACAAATTTGGCCTGACGCGCGGTGGACTTATCGGTTTTCACAGCCGTTATAAATTACTGCTGCTGGCACATTCCCAGCCGCAGTATCGGGAACTGGGGCGGTTTGTGGCGGATATCGAAAGCTGGGATTCGCTGGATGACTTTTTCGTTGAGTACCGTACGCGTCTTATGGCTTTGCTCGAGCACCAGGCGACGCGCCGTAACCACACTAACGTGCTAATGCATGTACAAGGATACTTCCGTCGCCAGTTAAATTCTCGCCAGCGACAGGAGCTCTCAGGGCTTATCGACCGCTATCGCCAGGGGACCCAACCTTTACTGGCTCCCATCACCTTGTTAAAACACTATATGGCAGAATATCCTGACGCTTATCTGGCGCAGCAGCGCTATTTTGAGCCTTATCCCGAAGCGTTACGTTTGCGCTACGGAAATTAA
- the nuoH gene encoding NADH-quinone oxidoreductase subunit NuoH: protein MSWLTPDVIDILLSILKAVVILLVVVTCGAFMSFGERRLLGLFQNRYGPNRVGWGGSLQLVADMIKMFFKEDWTPRFADRVIFTLAPMIAFTSLLLAFAIVPVSPSWVVADLNIGILFFLMLAGLAVYAVLFAGWSSNNKYSLLGAMRASAQTLSYEVFLGLSLMGVVAQAGSFNMGDIVDNQANLWNVIPQFFGFVTFAIAGVAVCHRHPFDQPEAEQELADGYHIEYSGMKFGLFFVGEYIGIVTVSALIVTLFFGGWHGPWLPPFIWFALKTAFFMMMFILIRASLPRPRYDQVMSFGWKICLPLTLVNLLVTAAVILYQAP, encoded by the coding sequence ATGAGTTGGTTAACACCGGATGTTATCGACATTCTGCTGAGCATTCTCAAAGCGGTCGTTATCCTGTTGGTCGTGGTGACATGCGGTGCGTTCATGAGTTTTGGTGAGCGCCGCTTGCTGGGTCTGTTCCAGAACCGTTACGGACCTAACCGTGTTGGCTGGGGCGGCTCGCTCCAGCTCGTCGCGGACATGATCAAAATGTTCTTTAAAGAAGACTGGACTCCGCGCTTTGCGGACCGCGTCATCTTTACCCTGGCACCAATGATTGCCTTCACCTCGCTGTTGCTGGCCTTTGCTATTGTGCCTGTCAGCCCAAGCTGGGTCGTTGCTGACCTGAACATTGGTATTTTGTTCTTCCTGATGCTGGCAGGTCTTGCGGTTTACGCCGTCCTGTTTGCTGGCTGGTCGAGCAACAACAAATACTCGCTGTTAGGCGCGATGCGTGCTTCTGCGCAAACGCTCAGCTACGAAGTGTTCCTGGGTCTGTCCCTGATGGGGGTTGTTGCTCAGGCCGGTTCGTTCAATATGGGCGATATCGTGGATAACCAGGCCAACTTGTGGAACGTGATTCCGCAGTTCTTTGGCTTCGTCACCTTCGCTATCGCAGGCGTGGCAGTTTGTCACCGTCACCCATTTGACCAACCTGAAGCAGAGCAAGAACTGGCAGATGGTTACCACATCGAATATTCCGGCATGAAGTTTGGCCTGTTCTTCGTGGGTGAATACATCGGCATTGTGACTGTTTCAGCCTTGATCGTGACCCTGTTCTTTGGTGGCTGGCATGGCCCGTGGTTACCACCGTTCATCTGGTTCGCGCTGAAAACCGCGTTCTTCATGATGATGTTCATTTTGATCCGTGCATCATTACCTCGTCCGCGTTATGACCAGGTGATGTCGTTTGGCTGGAAAATCTGCCTGCCGTTGACACTGGTCAATTTGCTGGTGACCGCTGCGGTCATTCTCTATCAGGCACCATAA